The nucleotide sequence TCAAACTGTCATTTTAGTTCATTCTGCTCTCCAGTCTGCATTTAATATGGTCCGCTCATTCAGCTCAATCCTGTGTATGTGGGTAGAAGATCCACATTGAATATTTAATGTAGTTTACTGAATCAAAGAGCATTGGTACCACATAAATGCCAAGTCCTTCATCTCCTCCTGAAgttgaaaggaaaagaagaaatccAAGGCACAACTGATCAACAAATCCTAGTACTTCACATTGAACTCGATCAAATCAAAACCCAACTAGATAAATTTTCTCAGTTAAATTCACTATTTGGATTTGGACTGCCAAGCAAAAGCTGGTGAGGAGAAAGCCAATTAAGTTGTCATGTTCATCTTAGCTGCAAACTGTACCAGCTTAAAGGGCACATCTCCAGCTTCCAAAGAAGCTTCAGTTGGCTTCAGCCAACAACTCTTCCTGGTCGTAAAATTCAACCAAATTCTATATAGTTGCACTTGGAAATTAGATTACATGATGTCAGGATCTGGCAGCGTATCACTCGTTTTGCTACTTAATACTATCTATCTCTAATTTGATGCACAGAGATCAGAAACAGAGAGAAGTAAAACATGTAGCAAAGTGCAGATATATACAACTGATATGAACACAGCAGAACTCCCAAAGAAACAAAAATCCTTCTACCACCCTTTCTTCTCCTATTTTACATCATCCCAATCTACAAATCCTACAAACAAGTCTGAAATGGATAAATAGGGATAAAGGGATAGCATCTCATCTGTTGTAATACAAACAAACACATGATCATCACCATCATACATCACTCGGGCATCTCAGGTATGCTCTGTAGCCTCGGCCTCCAATGCGTCTCTTGGTCATGGAGCTTCCCAGGCTCGTGCATACTTACGAGGCCCGCAAGAACTTGTCGAAGCGGCAAGCCATTGCCGTCGTCCTGTCGCAGCAGCTCCTCCAGCTGCTTCTTGCTGATCTTGATCCTCACCTCGGTCGAACGCCCGCAGCCTCCTTTCTCCTTGACAGGCGCCACGAAAACTTCGCCATGATCCTTCTTGTTATGCTCCATGGATTCCCAgaagtcatcgtcgtcgtcgaccCATGTAACCGGCTTCTGCAACTTGATACAgttccccatctctctctctctcccct is from Musa acuminata AAA Group cultivar baxijiao chromosome BXJ1-6, Cavendish_Baxijiao_AAA, whole genome shotgun sequence and encodes:
- the LOC135677546 gene encoding uncharacterized protein LOC135677546, producing the protein MGNCIKLQKPVTWVDDDDDFWESMEHNKKDHGEVFVAPVKEKGGCGRSTEVRIKISKKQLEELLRQDDGNGLPLRQVLAGLVSMHEPGKLHDQETHWRPRLQSIPEMPE